The Collimonas fungivorans Ter331 genome has a segment encoding these proteins:
- a CDS encoding carbohydrate ABC transporter permease codes for MSDHTLPYTAAAAGSPSHTPKQQGRIAAIADAWLPRLVLSPTIILSLVFVYGFIGVTAWLSLTNSRMMPNYEISGFNQYATLFALDRWWVAAANLGIFGGLFILFCLAIGLFMAILLDQKIRAEGALRAIYLYPMALSFIVTGAAWKWILNPGLGLEKMMHDWGFANFHFDWLVNSDFSIYTVVIAGVWQSSGFVMALFLAGLRGIDDSIIKAAMVDGASLPTIYRRIVIPALRPVFFSVLLVLAHIAIKSFDLVMALTAGGPGTSSDVPAIFMYQFSFTRGQLGLGAASAMMMLATVLAVLVPMMYLETKGARNGR; via the coding sequence ATGTCCGATCACACCCTCCCCTATACAGCCGCGGCTGCCGGGAGTCCAAGCCACACGCCCAAGCAGCAAGGGCGCATTGCGGCAATCGCCGATGCCTGGCTGCCACGCCTGGTATTGTCACCCACCATCATCCTGTCTCTGGTCTTCGTGTATGGCTTCATCGGCGTCACCGCCTGGCTGTCGCTGACCAATTCGCGCATGATGCCGAATTACGAGATTTCCGGTTTCAACCAATACGCCACGCTGTTCGCCCTCGACCGCTGGTGGGTAGCTGCCGCCAACCTGGGCATTTTCGGCGGCCTGTTCATCCTGTTCTGCCTGGCGATCGGCCTCTTCATGGCGATCCTGCTGGACCAGAAAATCCGCGCTGAAGGCGCATTGCGCGCCATCTACCTGTACCCGATGGCGCTGTCCTTCATCGTCACCGGCGCCGCCTGGAAATGGATCTTGAATCCAGGCCTGGGCCTGGAAAAAATGATGCACGACTGGGGCTTCGCCAATTTCCATTTCGACTGGCTGGTCAATTCCGATTTCTCCATCTATACCGTGGTGATCGCCGGCGTCTGGCAATCCTCGGGCTTCGTGATGGCCTTGTTCCTGGCCGGCCTGCGCGGCATCGACGACAGCATCATCAAGGCTGCCATGGTCGACGGCGCCAGCTTGCCGACCATCTATCGCCGCATCGTCATTCCGGCGCTGCGTCCGGTGTTCTTCAGCGTGCTGCTGGTGCTGGCGCATATCGCCATCAAGAGCTTCGACCTGGTGATGGCGCTGACTGCCGGCGGCCCTGGCACTTCTTCCGACGTGCCGGCAATTTTCATGTATCAGTTTTCTTTCACACGCGGTCAACTTGGCCTTGGCGCGGCATCGGCAATGATGATGCTGGCCACCGTACTGGCAGTGCTGGTGCCCATGATGTACCTGGAAACCAAAGGAGCGCGCAATGGCCGCTGA
- a CDS encoding ABC transporter substrate-binding protein, protein MKLNQIIKSVFATTALLSSAAAVHAAEVEVLHYWTSGGEAKSVAELKKIMEAKGVTWKDFAVAGGAGENATTALKARVIAGSPPTAAQIKGPSIQEWGQEGVLANIDAAATAGKWDSLLPKVVSNTMKYQGHYVAAPVNVHRVNWLWINPEVLKKAGAKVPTTWPEFFDAADKIQKAGFIAVAQGGQPWQDATVFETVALGVGGADFYNKALVKLDPATLTGPTMVKTFDTLGKIKGYIDKDAPGRDWNLATAMVINGKAGMQFMGDWAKGEFTAAGKQPGKDFLCAPAPGTAKSYTYNIDSIAMFKVKNPDSQKAQLTLATAIMSPEFQEVFNLNKGSIPVRPDIPRTKFDSCAIESMDDMAASSKAGTLEPSMAHGMAVSSAVQGAMFDVVSKFMHSNMTSQAAVQALAKAAKTQ, encoded by the coding sequence ATGAAACTGAATCAAATAATAAAATCGGTATTCGCAACTACTGCACTGCTGTCCAGCGCCGCCGCGGTACACGCGGCTGAAGTCGAAGTGCTGCATTACTGGACATCGGGCGGCGAAGCCAAGTCAGTCGCCGAGTTGAAAAAGATCATGGAAGCCAAGGGCGTGACCTGGAAGGACTTTGCGGTTGCCGGCGGCGCTGGCGAAAACGCCACCACCGCGCTGAAAGCCCGCGTCATCGCAGGCAGCCCGCCGACAGCAGCCCAGATCAAGGGCCCGTCGATCCAGGAATGGGGCCAGGAAGGCGTGCTGGCGAACATCGATGCCGCGGCTACCGCAGGCAAATGGGATTCGCTGCTGCCTAAAGTGGTTTCCAACACCATGAAGTACCAAGGCCATTACGTAGCGGCGCCGGTCAATGTGCACCGCGTCAACTGGCTCTGGATCAACCCTGAAGTCCTGAAAAAAGCCGGCGCCAAAGTGCCGACCACCTGGCCTGAATTCTTCGACGCTGCAGACAAGATCCAGAAAGCCGGCTTCATCGCCGTTGCCCAAGGCGGCCAGCCTTGGCAAGATGCGACCGTGTTTGAAACCGTTGCGCTGGGCGTAGGCGGCGCCGACTTCTACAACAAGGCGCTGGTCAAGCTCGATCCGGCCACCCTGACCGGCCCGACCATGGTCAAGACCTTCGATACGCTGGGCAAGATCAAGGGCTACATCGACAAGGACGCTCCTGGCCGCGACTGGAACCTGGCGACTGCAATGGTCATCAACGGCAAGGCCGGCATGCAGTTCATGGGCGACTGGGCCAAGGGCGAATTCACCGCTGCCGGCAAGCAGCCAGGCAAGGACTTCCTGTGCGCACCAGCTCCAGGCACCGCCAAGTCGTACACCTACAACATCGATTCGATCGCCATGTTCAAGGTCAAGAATCCTGATTCGCAAAAAGCTCAGCTGACCCTGGCCACCGCCATCATGAGCCCGGAATTCCAGGAAGTGTTCAACCTGAACAAGGGTTCGATCCCGGTCCGCCCTGACATCCCGCGCACCAAGTTCGACAGCTGCGCCATCGAGTCGATGGACGACATGGCCGCATCCAGCAAAGCCGGCACGCTGGAGCCAAGCATGGCGCACGGCATGGCTGTCAGCTCTGCGGTACAGGGCGCCATGTTCGACGTGGTTTCCAAGTTCATGCACTCGAACATGACTTCGCAGGCCGCAGTACAGGCGCTGGCAAAAGCAGCAAAGACACAATAA
- the zwf gene encoding glucose-6-phosphate dehydrogenase: MQPTIPFTFTLFGATGDLSMRKILPALFVAHREGKLHQDGRIICVAKQDFSQEDYLAWVSKSAIPYVKSGVDEAHWQGFLARITYLPLDLLDRPGYQVLADALAASKAVSVFYLATSPALFEPICANLAASGIDLSQARLVLEKPLGHDLLSSRAINDAVARVFAEDQIYRIDHYLGKEAVQNLLALRFANSLFEPLWRRESVAHVQLTIAEQLGVEGRGEFYDATGAMRDMVQNHLLQLLCMVAMEPPTSLDADAVRDEKLRVLRALKPFSAEDMELKAVRGQYVAGAVDDKSVAAYRQEPGVGAESQTETFVALHAEINNWRWAGVPFFLRTGKRLAQRTAEIVITFRPIPHAILPMPGGLAGGSSNRLVIRLQPDESIQLHCLAKQPGDGMTVQPVALDLAFDQAFKQRRAEAYERLLLDAIRGNLSLFVRRDEQEAAWRWVEPLLRHWQASSSPPKPYMAGSWGPTASFAMMARAGAQWPEDR; the protein is encoded by the coding sequence ATGCAGCCCACTATTCCTTTTACTTTCACGCTGTTCGGAGCGACCGGCGACTTATCGATGCGGAAGATACTTCCGGCGTTGTTTGTTGCCCATCGAGAAGGGAAGCTGCATCAGGACGGTCGCATCATTTGCGTCGCCAAGCAGGATTTCAGCCAGGAAGACTACCTGGCCTGGGTCAGCAAAAGCGCTATCCCGTATGTAAAGAGCGGGGTAGACGAGGCGCACTGGCAGGGATTCCTGGCGCGTATTACTTACCTGCCGCTGGATTTGCTGGACCGTCCCGGTTACCAGGTGCTGGCTGATGCGCTGGCTGCCAGCAAGGCGGTGTCGGTGTTTTACCTGGCGACGTCGCCCGCGCTGTTCGAGCCGATCTGCGCCAATCTTGCCGCCAGCGGGATCGACCTGTCGCAGGCGCGGCTGGTGCTGGAGAAGCCTCTGGGCCACGATTTGCTGTCGTCGCGCGCGATCAACGATGCGGTAGCCCGGGTCTTCGCCGAAGACCAGATTTATCGCATCGACCATTATTTAGGCAAGGAAGCGGTGCAGAACCTGCTGGCCCTGCGTTTTGCCAATTCCTTGTTTGAGCCGCTGTGGCGGCGCGAATCGGTGGCGCATGTGCAGCTGACGATCGCCGAGCAGCTGGGAGTCGAAGGCCGCGGCGAGTTCTATGACGCCACCGGCGCCATGCGCGACATGGTGCAGAACCATCTGCTGCAATTATTGTGCATGGTGGCCATGGAGCCGCCGACCTCGCTGGATGCGGATGCGGTGCGCGACGAGAAATTGCGGGTATTACGCGCGCTCAAGCCGTTTTCGGCGGAAGACATGGAACTCAAGGCGGTGCGCGGCCAGTACGTGGCGGGCGCAGTCGACGACAAATCGGTGGCGGCATACCGGCAGGAGCCGGGAGTGGGGGCAGAATCGCAGACGGAAACCTTCGTCGCCCTGCATGCCGAGATCAATAACTGGCGCTGGGCCGGCGTGCCGTTTTTCCTGCGCACCGGCAAGCGCCTGGCGCAGCGTACGGCGGAAATCGTGATCACTTTCCGGCCTATCCCGCACGCCATCTTACCGATGCCGGGCGGCTTGGCGGGGGGCAGCAGCAATCGCCTGGTGATCCGCCTGCAGCCGGATGAGTCGATTCAGCTGCACTGCCTGGCCAAACAGCCGGGCGACGGCATGACAGTACAGCCGGTGGCGCTGGACCTGGCGTTCGACCAGGCGTTCAAGCAGCGCCGGGCGGAAGCCTATGAGCGTCTGCTGCTGGACGCCATCCGTGGAAATTTGTCTCTGTTTGTGCGGCGCGACGAACAGGAAGCCGCCTGGCGCTGGGTCGAGCCGCTGCTGCGCCATTGGCAAGCCAGCTCCTCTCCGCCCAAACCGTATATGGCAGGCAGCTGGGGGCCGACCGCATCGTTCGCCATGATGGCGCGCGCCGGCGCCCAATGGCCGGAAGATCGTTGA
- a CDS encoding glucokinase, which translates to MSSSTIMSASENPATSYLDGPRLLADVGGTNARFGLERAPGQIDSIQTLRCADYAEFALAVEAYLSGSEHPQVRHAAIAIANPVQGDDIKMTNHDWEFSIETTRRRLNLDTLLVVNDFTALSMSLPHLEQSHCIQVGGGRALSGGVVGLVGAGTGLGVGGLIPTEGRWIALGSEGGHVTFAPSDAREAAVLAYCWRTYSHVSAERLVSGPGIEMIYQALSDMQGVAKPEPLQTAQIVERALQGQDGLCMEVVEVFCGMLGTVASDVAVTLGTLGGLYIGGGVVPRLGEYFARSPFRARFESKGRFSNYLARIPTFVITAPYPAFVGVAAILSEHLGGGNAVPILEKIRKARDQFSPAEQKVASLILAHPRAVMSEPISEIARRADVSQPTVIRFCRTMGCQGLADFKLKLASGVTGTVPVAHSQVHVGDSSLDVGVKVVDNTISAMMEVRDNLNADTLSRVIEVLSQASRIEFYGFGSCGLVAEDAQQKFFRLGIPSSAYTDPQLQEVSAAMLKSSDVVVVISNSGRLRHLAPAVEVAVHSGATIIALAPSNSQLAKRAHYTLAVEHDESSMMHIPMVSRILLLLLIDVMAVGVSLNRSSPFAELQRQAKRGILTHIASLGESDSDKITAEGDGKPAQSKRSDQEVTLSPNVISHIK; encoded by the coding sequence ATGTCTTCATCCACGATCATGAGCGCTAGCGAGAATCCGGCAACTAGCTATCTGGATGGCCCGCGTCTGCTGGCGGACGTCGGCGGCACCAATGCGCGCTTCGGGCTGGAGCGGGCGCCAGGCCAGATCGATTCGATTCAGACCTTGCGCTGCGCCGATTACGCCGAGTTTGCGCTGGCGGTGGAAGCCTACCTGTCGGGCAGCGAACATCCGCAAGTGCGGCATGCGGCGATCGCCATCGCCAATCCGGTGCAAGGCGACGATATCAAGATGACCAATCACGATTGGGAATTTTCGATAGAAACCACGCGCCGCCGCCTGAATCTGGATACGCTGCTGGTGGTCAACGATTTCACTGCGCTGTCGATGTCCTTGCCGCACCTGGAGCAATCGCATTGCATCCAGGTCGGCGGCGGCAGGGCGCTGAGCGGCGGCGTGGTAGGCCTGGTCGGCGCCGGCACCGGGCTCGGCGTCGGCGGCCTGATTCCTACCGAGGGCCGCTGGATCGCGCTGGGCAGCGAGGGCGGCCACGTCACGTTTGCGCCCAGCGACGCGCGCGAGGCGGCGGTGCTGGCTTACTGCTGGCGTACTTATTCGCACGTTTCAGCCGAGCGCCTGGTTTCCGGCCCCGGCATCGAAATGATTTACCAGGCTTTATCTGATATGCAGGGCGTCGCCAAGCCTGAGCCTTTGCAGACGGCGCAGATCGTCGAACGCGCGCTGCAAGGCCAGGACGGCCTGTGCATGGAAGTGGTAGAAGTCTTTTGCGGCATGCTGGGAACGGTGGCGAGCGATGTCGCGGTGACCCTGGGCACGCTGGGCGGCTTGTACATCGGCGGCGGCGTGGTGCCGCGCCTGGGCGAATATTTCGCGCGTTCGCCGTTCCGCGCCCGCTTCGAGAGCAAGGGGCGTTTCAGCAACTACCTGGCAAGAATTCCTACTTTTGTGATTACCGCGCCGTATCCGGCGTTTGTCGGCGTCGCCGCGATTCTTTCCGAGCACCTGGGCGGCGGCAACGCCGTGCCTATCCTGGAAAAGATCCGCAAGGCGCGCGACCAGTTTTCACCGGCCGAGCAGAAGGTCGCCAGCCTGATCCTGGCCCACCCGCGCGCCGTGATGAGCGAGCCGATTTCAGAAATCGCCAGGCGCGCCGACGTCAGCCAGCCGACCGTGATCCGTTTCTGCCGCACCATGGGCTGCCAGGGGCTGGCCGATTTCAAGCTGAAGCTGGCTTCCGGCGTCACCGGCACGGTGCCGGTCGCGCACAGTCAGGTGCATGTCGGCGACTCCTCGCTAGATGTCGGCGTCAAGGTGGTCGACAACACCATTTCCGCGATGATGGAAGTGCGCGACAACCTCAACGCCGATACCTTGTCGCGTGTGATCGAAGTATTGAGCCAGGCCAGCCGCATCGAGTTCTACGGCTTCGGCAGCTGCGGCCTGGTGGCTGAAGATGCGCAACAGAAGTTCTTCCGCCTGGGGATTCCCTCCTCGGCGTATACCGATCCGCAGCTGCAGGAAGTTTCCGCCGCCATGCTGAAAAGCAGCGACGTGGTGGTGGTGATTTCGAATTCGGGACGTTTGCGCCACCTGGCGCCGGCGGTCGAGGTCGCGGTGCATTCCGGCGCCACCATCATTGCCCTGGCGCCCAGCAATTCGCAACTGGCCAAGCGCGCGCATTACACGCTGGCGGTCGAGCATGACGAGAGCAGCATGATGCACATCCCGATGGTGTCGCGGATCCTGCTGCTGCTACTGATCGATGTAATGGCGGTAGGCGTGTCGCTCAACCGCTCCAGTCCGTTTGCCGAGCTGCAGCGCCAGGCCAAGCGCGGCATCCTGACCCATATCGCCTCGCTGGGCGAATCGGACAGCGACAAGATCACCGCCGAAGGCGATGGCAAGCCGGCGCAATCGAAACGCAGCGACCAAGAGGTGACCTTGTCGCCGAATGTCATTTCCCATATCAAGTAA
- a CDS encoding porin: MRKSVLKALPLAKPLAVAAALACALVGQAQAQTNVTIYGRVDAGINYQSNQVNKNADGSITRGGQWGIGGNEWGTSMFGIKGTEDLGGGLKALFTLENGFDASNGQVNGGSGLWTRRSFVGLNGSLGTVKIGRDLALPSDRVWSIDPTGQQNMSTSTLFKGRNWPQTSNQIQYITPDMGGLYVHVMYGAGEAAGSFTRGPTGSNIGNSTGIAVGFVQPTYELLAMYDTARSQSGEYNDLFSRSKEITVGGNVTFGPAKLFAGWQNISAPAQDTSTAVAGSMASANKANQFWLGANYQVTPALTLIGAAYHVKLNHDVGSANLFMVGTNYSLSKRTLLYASVGTIRNGSNTDFQVQTGSSDGLVGQNQSTFYTGISHSF, translated from the coding sequence ATGAGAAAATCTGTTCTGAAAGCCCTACCGTTGGCCAAGCCACTCGCGGTTGCAGCTGCCCTGGCCTGCGCCCTTGTCGGCCAAGCCCAAGCTCAAACCAACGTGACCATCTACGGTCGCGTTGACGCCGGCATCAACTACCAGAGCAATCAAGTCAACAAAAATGCAGATGGCAGCATCACCCGCGGCGGCCAATGGGGCATCGGCGGCAACGAATGGGGTACCAGCATGTTCGGTATCAAGGGCACTGAAGATCTGGGCGGCGGCTTGAAAGCCCTGTTCACATTGGAAAACGGCTTTGACGCCAGCAACGGCCAAGTCAACGGCGGCTCGGGCTTGTGGACACGTCGTTCTTTCGTCGGCCTGAACGGCAGCCTCGGTACTGTAAAAATCGGTCGCGACCTGGCACTGCCAAGCGACCGGGTATGGAGCATCGATCCTACCGGCCAACAGAACATGAGTACCTCGACTCTGTTCAAAGGCCGCAACTGGCCGCAAACCAGCAACCAGATCCAGTACATCACGCCTGACATGGGCGGCCTCTACGTGCACGTCATGTACGGCGCTGGCGAAGCTGCAGGTTCGTTCACACGCGGACCAACCGGTTCCAACATCGGCAACAGCACTGGCATCGCAGTCGGTTTTGTACAGCCAACCTATGAATTGCTGGCGATGTACGACACAGCGCGCAGCCAAAGCGGTGAATACAACGACCTGTTCTCGCGTTCGAAGGAAATCACTGTCGGCGGCAACGTGACCTTCGGTCCAGCGAAACTGTTCGCTGGCTGGCAAAACATTTCGGCGCCGGCGCAGGACACTTCGACGGCGGTCGCAGGAAGCATGGCTTCAGCTAACAAAGCCAACCAGTTCTGGCTCGGCGCCAACTACCAGGTGACACCAGCCCTGACACTGATCGGCGCGGCTTACCACGTCAAGCTTAACCACGACGTCGGCAGCGCAAACCTGTTCATGGTCGGCACCAACTACAGCCTGTCGAAACGCACTCTGCTGTACGCAAGCGTCGGTACCATCCGCAACGGTTCGAACACCGATTTCCAAGTTCAAACCGGCAGCAGCGATGGTTTGGTTGGACAGAACCAAAGCACGTTCTACACTGGTATCAGCCACTCGTTCTAA
- a CDS encoding carbohydrate kinase family protein — translation MSDKPVLPFPQFISAGEALTDLIRVGADQWLSKTGGSTWNVARAAASLGVSSAFAGAISQDWFGDELHAASQAAGLDLRFLQRAARSPLLAVVYETTPPQYNFIGDNSADLSFDPGLLPDGWQQAASWVHFGGISLTRSPLAERLIELAEDLHSRGVKISYDPNFRNVMDQRYDPVLKKMAQLADVIKVSDEDLAGLFRTDDTEAALATLRGFNPAATVLLTLGSQGAAIHAGDQYWQVAPPPITVVDTVGAGDAGIAGLIYSLIQEAAAAPATSGQPAAPDWLQHLRFSIACGSAACLNAGAKPPQLAQVRALLEKI, via the coding sequence ATGTCTGACAAACCCGTTCTCCCCTTTCCCCAATTCATCAGCGCCGGCGAAGCCCTGACCGACCTGATACGGGTCGGCGCCGACCAGTGGCTGAGCAAGACCGGCGGCTCGACCTGGAACGTGGCCCGCGCCGCCGCCAGCCTCGGCGTTTCCTCGGCGTTTGCCGGCGCCATCAGCCAGGACTGGTTCGGCGACGAATTGCACGCCGCCAGCCAGGCGGCCGGGCTCGACCTGCGTTTCTTGCAGCGGGCCGCGCGCTCGCCGCTGCTGGCGGTGGTCTATGAAACCACGCCGCCGCAATACAATTTCATCGGCGACAACAGCGCCGACCTGTCGTTCGACCCCGGCCTGCTGCCGGACGGCTGGCAGCAGGCGGCGTCATGGGTGCACTTCGGCGGCATCAGCCTGACGCGCTCGCCGCTGGCAGAACGCCTGATCGAACTGGCCGAGGACCTGCACAGCCGCGGCGTGAAAATAAGCTACGACCCGAATTTCCGTAATGTCATGGACCAGCGCTACGATCCGGTGCTGAAAAAGATGGCGCAGCTGGCCGATGTGATCAAAGTCTCGGATGAAGACCTGGCCGGCCTGTTCCGCACCGACGACACCGAAGCCGCGCTGGCAACGCTGCGCGGCTTCAATCCGGCCGCAACCGTATTGCTGACGCTGGGCTCGCAAGGCGCCGCGATCCATGCCGGCGACCAGTACTGGCAAGTGGCGCCGCCGCCGATCACCGTGGTCGACACGGTCGGCGCGGGCGACGCCGGCATTGCCGGACTGATCTATTCGCTGATACAGGAAGCCGCTGCTGCACCTGCAACATCTGGCCAGCCCGCGGCGCCTGACTGGCTGCAGCATCTGCGCTTTTCGATCGCCTGCGGTTCTGCCGCCTGCCTCAATGCCGGGGCCAAACCACCGCAATTGGCTCAAGTCCGCGCCTTGTTGGAAAAAATCTGA
- a CDS encoding AGE family epimerase/isomerase, whose protein sequence is MRQDPTPAATQADYRDAEFLRDRMRRDIAFFHPRAIDPAGGFFHYLNDDGSVYDSASRHLVNSSRMVFCYALAWRLDGKEEYREAARHGLRFLQQRHWQPSYGGYAWVLENGVAVDRTQHCYGLAFVLLAHAHALRIGIDEAADGIAATFDLMEKLFWSAADGLYADEATPDGVVSSYRGQNANMHSCEALIAAFEATGEQRYLQRAELLAHNIAVRQAALADGWIWEHYHADWSVDWEYNRHDSSNMFRPWGFQPGHMTEWSKLLLLLERHRAHLQGDAGWLLPRARALFDVTMPAAWDRESGGLVYGLAPDGSVCDGDKYFWVQAESLATAALLAARSNNQAYWDYYNKLWQYSSAHLIDQERGGWYRILRQDNLRYGPEKPPHGKTDFYHPMGAYLEALAAVGSPLE, encoded by the coding sequence ATGAGACAAGATCCCACCCCGGCTGCCACCCAAGCCGACTACCGCGATGCGGAATTCCTGCGCGACAGGATGCGGCGCGACATCGCCTTCTTCCATCCGCGCGCGATCGATCCCGCCGGCGGTTTTTTTCATTACCTGAACGATGACGGCAGCGTCTACGACAGCGCCAGCCGGCACCTGGTCAACAGCAGCCGGATGGTGTTTTGCTACGCCCTGGCCTGGCGCCTCGACGGCAAGGAAGAATATCGCGAGGCCGCGCGCCACGGCTTGCGCTTCTTGCAGCAGCGGCATTGGCAGCCGTCTTACGGCGGTTATGCCTGGGTGCTGGAAAACGGCGTCGCCGTCGACCGCACCCAGCATTGCTACGGCCTGGCGTTCGTGCTGCTGGCGCATGCCCACGCCCTGCGCATAGGCATCGACGAAGCCGCCGATGGTATCGCCGCCACTTTTGACCTGATGGAGAAACTGTTCTGGTCGGCAGCGGACGGCTTGTACGCCGATGAAGCAACGCCCGACGGCGTGGTGTCGTCTTACCGCGGCCAGAACGCCAACATGCACAGTTGCGAAGCGCTGATCGCCGCCTTTGAGGCAACCGGCGAACAGCGCTACCTGCAGCGCGCCGAACTGCTGGCGCACAACATCGCGGTGCGCCAGGCCGCCTTGGCGGACGGCTGGATCTGGGAGCACTATCACGCCGACTGGAGCGTGGACTGGGAATACAACCGCCACGACAGCAGCAACATGTTCCGGCCGTGGGGTTTCCAGCCCGGCCACATGACTGAATGGTCCAAGCTGTTGCTGCTGCTGGAACGCCATCGCGCGCACCTGCAAGGCGACGCCGGCTGGCTGCTGCCGCGCGCCCGGGCGCTGTTCGACGTCACCATGCCGGCCGCGTGGGACCGGGAATCCGGCGGCCTGGTATACGGGCTGGCGCCGGACGGCAGCGTCTGCGACGGCGACAAGTATTTCTGGGTGCAGGCCGAATCGCTGGCTACCGCGGCTTTGCTGGCGGCGCGCAGCAACAACCAGGCTTACTGGGACTACTACAACAAACTGTGGCAATACAGCAGCGCGCATCTGATCGACCAGGAACGCGGCGGCTGGTACCGCATCCTGCGGCAAGACAACCTGCGCTATGGTCCGGAAAAACCGCCGCACGGCAAGACCGATTTCTATCATCCGATGGGCGCCTACCTGGAAGCGCTGGCCGCGGTCGGCAGTCCGCTCGAATAA